A region of Streptomyces sp. TG1A-60 DNA encodes the following proteins:
- a CDS encoding FG-GAP-like repeat-containing protein, producing MERRGFGLSGRDASDAQNTSDTPEVAEVPDAAKGADATGSADSSVSSNASAKPRTSRRAKAGVVGLVAAALGIGLLAVPPLLDGSDGSSDSPAKTKSDASGPLDEDAAQARAVSAGKRVEVTGLRTETSTTYAKPDGSFELVAYGAPVRARVKGAWKPIDTTLTEVDGGWAPKAAADPVVFSGGRGRTSSASSARRAVHQTVRQAVYTVADSGTAVRTTDDTDTYTPLATLTSDDHEVTLSWPGELPEPVISGASALYRNVFTDVDLLLTAQDSGFSHVLVVHTPEAAADPALAKVSYGLSSPDLTFRLDPVTKVVTGENRAGEEIAVSPTPYMWDSAGGPAVTEGDDPEPAEPGEDPSPSYSEDPDEEVGEEPDVPSDGDDTAAPETTPGDGTSADAAAYRDEDLGHGAAARAGHAGHVRTGTTTDVTRTGTTTNVVRTALTDSEVLALPGLAGPGVGSHLAVADAELSAPGTGSTALGITPDTDFTTDEDTVYPVFVDPTIYGKTKNWTTAYKKYPSSSFYDGANYNSGTTEARVGLETTTWGLSRSFFRLNWGKSIKGAVVSSASIKLRETYSWSCSNREMQVWHTGGISSKTTWRNQPSWKKRIGTKSFAHGYNSSCPDAYVKYNAKSIAQDAANGGWKEFTIGLRATTETSAYAWKKFRAEGSSAPKLTITYNRKPKVPSSLDQAPGPRCDRTKPYAHIGKRDLTLSARSSDPDGNLKYLHFQLWRTGYGDSKILDKRVVTAARAASATVSKNKLTNGHTYSWRVRAIDSSGAASRYAPTADPKVCRFVFDSDVPNEPLVTSTDFPEADEDGSVWSKADFGTAGRFTFAPDEDKDITKFQYSFNTTSYSTTVPVGAGASATVTRKPPFAGPNVLYVRAVDSAGNPSLGTKYLFYVTPRDSADRPGDVTGDAIPDLFAVTSGGNLRMYPSSTAGDLHGSLEAAHEDGVPLLADPDEDGEDHLPGYWMGADGNPALIAHGGDGYPGDGISDLFARMPDGGLYVYPGDGYGSVDIARRMTVRLPSNAPDPAVFDQFIVGDHDSDGRTDLFATTEGGGMWAFEGYTGATFTTATKIAASAWAPRDLVSIGDHDGDGAPDLVWRSEVSDRLYVRYGVKDTEGTAGGSTIASLATAAASRTGKDEIYAEGWAEGSMPVTHLYGTPDVTGDGIPDLWSLASDGSVRFYKGGRTSLGSGTAVISSGSKWATTKLTFG from the coding sequence GTGGAACGTCGTGGCTTCGGACTGTCCGGGCGGGACGCGTCGGACGCACAGAACACGTCGGACACCCCGGAAGTGGCGGAGGTGCCGGACGCAGCGAAGGGGGCGGACGCAACGGGCTCCGCGGACTCCTCGGTCTCGTCGAACGCGTCGGCCAAGCCCCGCACGTCACGGCGCGCCAAGGCGGGCGTCGTCGGCCTGGTCGCCGCCGCGTTGGGCATCGGGCTGCTCGCCGTCCCGCCCCTGCTCGACGGCTCGGACGGCTCCTCCGACTCCCCCGCGAAGACGAAGAGCGACGCCTCCGGGCCGCTCGACGAGGACGCGGCCCAGGCCCGCGCGGTCTCCGCCGGCAAACGCGTCGAGGTGACGGGCCTGCGCACCGAGACGTCCACCACGTACGCGAAACCCGACGGTTCCTTCGAACTCGTCGCGTACGGGGCTCCGGTGCGGGCGAGGGTGAAGGGGGCCTGGAAGCCCATCGACACCACGCTCACCGAGGTCGACGGCGGCTGGGCACCCAAGGCCGCCGCCGACCCGGTGGTGTTCTCCGGCGGCAGGGGCCGTACGTCCTCCGCCTCCTCCGCCCGCAGGGCCGTGCACCAGACCGTGCGCCAAGCCGTGTACACCGTCGCCGACTCCGGAACCGCCGTCCGTACCACGGACGACACCGACACGTACACCCCGCTGGCGACGCTCACCAGCGACGACCACGAGGTCACCCTCAGCTGGCCCGGGGAGCTGCCGGAGCCGGTGATCAGCGGGGCGAGCGCCCTCTACCGGAACGTGTTCACCGACGTCGACCTGCTGCTGACCGCGCAGGACAGCGGCTTCAGCCACGTGCTGGTCGTGCACACCCCCGAGGCCGCCGCCGACCCCGCGCTCGCCAAGGTCTCGTACGGACTGTCCTCGCCCGACCTGACCTTCCGCCTCGACCCGGTCACCAAGGTCGTCACCGGCGAGAACCGGGCCGGTGAGGAGATCGCCGTCTCCCCCACCCCCTACATGTGGGACTCCGCGGGCGGCCCCGCCGTCACCGAGGGGGACGACCCGGAGCCGGCCGAGCCCGGCGAGGACCCCTCACCCTCGTACTCCGAGGACCCGGACGAGGAGGTCGGCGAGGAGCCCGACGTGCCCTCGGACGGCGACGACACCGCCGCACCCGAGACGACGCCGGGTGACGGGACGTCGGCGGACGCGGCGGCGTACCGGGACGAGGACCTCGGCCACGGTGCCGCCGCCCGGGCGGGGCACGCCGGACACGTACGCACCGGCACGACAACGGACGTGACACGCACCGGCACCACCACGAACGTCGTGCGCACCGCCCTCACCGACAGCGAGGTGCTGGCCCTGCCGGGGCTGGCCGGCCCCGGTGTCGGTTCGCATCTGGCCGTCGCCGACGCGGAGTTGAGCGCGCCGGGCACCGGCTCCACCGCCCTGGGCATCACCCCGGACACGGACTTCACCACCGACGAGGACACCGTCTACCCGGTCTTCGTCGACCCCACGATCTACGGCAAGACCAAGAACTGGACCACGGCCTACAAGAAGTACCCGAGTTCCAGCTTCTACGACGGCGCCAACTACAACAGCGGCACCACCGAGGCCCGGGTCGGCCTGGAGACCACCACCTGGGGCCTGTCCCGCTCCTTCTTCCGGCTCAACTGGGGCAAGAGCATCAAGGGCGCCGTCGTCTCCTCAGCCTCCATCAAGCTGCGGGAGACCTACTCCTGGTCCTGCTCCAACCGTGAGATGCAGGTGTGGCACACCGGAGGCATCTCCTCCAAGACCACCTGGAGGAACCAGCCCAGCTGGAAGAAGAGGATCGGCACCAAGTCCTTCGCCCACGGCTACAACTCGTCCTGCCCCGACGCCTACGTCAAGTACAACGCCAAGTCGATCGCCCAGGACGCGGCCAACGGCGGCTGGAAGGAGTTCACCATCGGGCTGCGCGCCACGACCGAGACCTCCGCGTACGCGTGGAAGAAGTTCCGGGCGGAGGGATCGAGCGCACCGAAACTCACCATCACGTACAACCGCAAGCCGAAGGTCCCGAGTTCGCTGGACCAGGCACCCGGCCCCCGGTGCGACCGCACCAAGCCGTACGCGCACATCGGCAAGCGTGACCTCACCCTGTCGGCCAGGTCCTCGGACCCCGACGGCAACCTGAAGTACCTGCACTTCCAGCTGTGGCGCACCGGCTACGGCGACAGCAAGATCCTGGACAAGAGGGTCGTCACCGCCGCCCGCGCGGCCTCGGCGACCGTCTCCAAGAACAAGCTCACCAACGGCCACACCTACTCGTGGCGGGTGCGGGCCATCGACAGCAGCGGGGCGGCCTCCCGCTACGCGCCCACCGCGGACCCGAAGGTGTGCCGGTTCGTCTTCGACAGCGACGTACCGAACGAACCCCTGGTCACCTCCACCGACTTCCCGGAGGCGGACGAGGACGGCTCGGTGTGGTCCAAGGCCGACTTCGGCACGGCGGGCCGCTTCACCTTCGCGCCCGACGAGGACAAGGACATCACGAAGTTCCAGTACTCCTTCAACACCACCAGCTACAGCACCACCGTGCCCGTCGGCGCGGGCGCCTCGGCGACGGTGACCCGCAAGCCGCCGTTCGCCGGGCCCAACGTCCTCTACGTCCGCGCCGTCGACAGCGCGGGCAACCCCTCACTCGGCACCAAGTACCTCTTCTACGTCACCCCGCGGGACTCCGCCGACAGGCCCGGCGATGTCACCGGTGACGCCATCCCCGACCTGTTCGCCGTCACCTCCGGCGGCAACCTGCGCATGTACCCCTCCAGCACGGCCGGTGACCTGCACGGCAGTCTCGAAGCCGCCCACGAGGACGGCGTCCCGTTGCTCGCCGACCCCGACGAGGACGGCGAGGACCACCTGCCCGGCTACTGGATGGGCGCCGACGGCAACCCGGCCCTCATCGCCCACGGCGGGGACGGCTACCCCGGCGACGGCATCAGCGACCTCTTCGCCCGCATGCCCGACGGGGGGCTGTACGTCTACCCCGGCGACGGATACGGCAGCGTGGACATCGCCCGCCGCATGACGGTCAGGCTGCCGTCCAACGCCCCCGACCCGGCCGTCTTCGACCAGTTCATCGTGGGCGACCACGACTCCGACGGCCGCACCGACCTCTTCGCCACCACCGAGGGCGGCGGCATGTGGGCCTTCGAGGGCTACACCGGCGCCACGTTCACCACCGCCACCAAGATCGCCGCCAGCGCCTGGGCACCGCGCGACCTGGTCTCCATCGGGGACCACGACGGCGACGGCGCCCCCGACCTGGTCTGGCGCTCCGAGGTCTCCGACCGCCTCTACGTCCGCTACGGCGTCAAGGACACGGAGGGCACGGCCGGCGGCTCGACCATCGCCTCCCTCGCCACCGCCGCGGCCTCCAGGACCGGCAAGGACGAGATCTACGCCGAGGGGTGGGCCGAGGGCTCCATGCCGGTCACCCACCTGTACGGCACCCCCGACGTGACCGGGGACGGCATCCCCGACCTCTGGAGCCTCGCCTCCGACGGCAGCGTGAGGTTCTACAAGGGCGGCAGGACGAGTCTCGGCTCCGGCACCGCCGTCATCAGCTCCGGCAGCAAGTGGGCCACCACGAAACTCACCTTCGGCTGA
- a CDS encoding acyl-CoA dehydrogenase family protein: protein MDHRLSPELEELRCTVEEFAHEVVAPKIGDHYERHEFPYEIVREMGRMGLFGLPFPEEYGGMGGDYLALGIALEELARVDSSVAITLEAGVSLGAMPIHLYGTPAQKEQWLPRLCSGEILGAFGLTEPDGGSDAGATRTTARLDESTNEWVINGSKCFITNSGTDITELVTVTAVTGRKPDGRPLISSIIVPSGTPGFTVAAPYSKVGWNASDTRELSFTDVRVPAENLLGEPGRGYAQFLRILDEGRIAISALATGLAQGCVDESVKYAKERHAFGRPIGANQAIQFKIADMEMKAHTARLAWRDAASRLVLGDPFKKEAALAKLYSSTVAVDNARDATQIHGGYGFMNEYPVARMWRDSKILEIGEGTSEVQRMLIARELGLTD, encoded by the coding sequence ATGGACCACCGCCTCTCCCCCGAGCTGGAAGAACTCCGCTGTACGGTCGAGGAGTTCGCACACGAGGTCGTCGCACCCAAGATCGGCGACCACTACGAGCGGCACGAGTTCCCGTACGAGATCGTGCGTGAGATGGGCCGCATGGGGCTGTTCGGGCTGCCGTTCCCCGAGGAGTACGGCGGCATGGGCGGCGACTACCTCGCCCTCGGCATCGCGCTGGAGGAACTCGCCCGGGTGGACTCGTCCGTGGCGATCACCCTCGAAGCCGGTGTCTCCCTGGGAGCGATGCCGATCCACCTCTACGGCACCCCGGCGCAGAAGGAGCAGTGGCTGCCACGCCTCTGCTCCGGCGAGATACTGGGCGCGTTCGGCCTGACCGAACCGGACGGCGGCTCGGACGCGGGTGCGACCCGGACGACAGCCCGCCTGGACGAGTCGACGAACGAGTGGGTGATCAACGGCAGCAAGTGCTTCATCACCAACTCCGGCACGGACATCACGGAACTGGTCACGGTCACGGCGGTGACCGGCCGCAAGCCGGACGGCCGCCCGCTCATCTCCTCGATCATCGTCCCGTCCGGCACGCCGGGCTTCACGGTGGCGGCGCCCTACTCGAAGGTCGGCTGGAACGCCTCCGACACCCGGGAGCTGTCCTTCACCGACGTACGGGTCCCGGCGGAGAACCTCCTCGGCGAACCCGGCCGCGGCTACGCCCAGTTCCTGCGCATCCTCGACGAGGGCCGCATCGCCATCTCCGCCCTCGCCACGGGCCTCGCCCAGGGCTGCGTCGACGAGTCGGTGAAGTACGCGAAGGAACGGCACGCCTTCGGCAGGCCGATCGGTGCCAACCAGGCCATCCAGTTCAAGATCGCCGACATGGAGATGAAGGCCCACACGGCCCGCCTCGCCTGGCGCGACGCGGCCTCCCGCCTGGTCCTGGGCGACCCCTTCAAGAAGGAGGCGGCCCTCGCCAAGCTCTACTCCTCCACCGTCGCCGTCGACAACGCCCGCGACGCCACCCAGATCCACGGCGGCTACGGCTTCATGAACGAGTACCCGGTCGCCCGCATGTGGCGCGACTCCAAGATCCTGGAGATCGGCGAGGGCACGAGCGAGGTCCAGCGGATGCTGATCGCCCGAGAACTGGGCCTGACGGACTGA
- a CDS encoding hydroxymethylglutaryl-CoA lyase produces the protein MTVRGLPMTVAAPAADGLPARVRIHEVGARDGLQNEKATVQTRVKAEFVHRLADAGLTTIEATSFVHPRWVPQLADAEALFPLLGDLPETVSLPVLVPNERGLDRALALGARRVAVFASATESFARANLNRTVDEALAMFDPVVTRAKAEGGHVRGYLSMCFGDPWEGPVPVPQVVRVCRALLDMGCDELSLGDTIGVATPGHVQALLTALNGADVPTPSIGVHFHDTYGQALANTLAALRHGVTTVDASAGGLGGCPYAKSATGNLATEDLVWMLRGLGIDTGVDLGRLVATSAWMAGHLGRPSPSRTVRALSHEDPKEQ, from the coding sequence ATGACCGTCCGGGGACTCCCCATGACCGTGGCCGCACCGGCCGCCGACGGCCTGCCCGCCCGCGTCCGTATCCACGAGGTCGGCGCCCGGGACGGCCTGCAGAACGAGAAGGCCACCGTCCAGACGCGGGTGAAGGCGGAGTTCGTCCACCGCCTGGCCGACGCGGGCCTGACGACGATCGAGGCCACCAGCTTCGTGCACCCCAGGTGGGTGCCCCAACTGGCGGACGCCGAGGCCCTGTTCCCCCTTCTCGGCGACCTCCCGGAGACGGTGTCCCTGCCGGTCCTCGTCCCCAACGAGCGCGGCCTCGACCGTGCCCTCGCGCTGGGCGCCCGGCGGGTCGCCGTCTTCGCCAGCGCCACGGAGTCCTTCGCCAGGGCCAACCTCAACCGGACGGTCGACGAGGCGCTGGCCATGTTCGACCCCGTGGTGACCCGCGCGAAGGCCGAGGGCGGCCACGTCCGCGGCTATCTCTCGATGTGCTTCGGCGACCCCTGGGAGGGCCCGGTCCCGGTCCCCCAGGTCGTACGGGTCTGCCGGGCGCTGCTCGACATGGGCTGCGACGAGCTGAGCCTCGGCGACACGATCGGTGTGGCGACCCCCGGTCATGTCCAGGCACTGCTCACCGCCCTGAACGGCGCGGACGTACCGACCCCGTCCATCGGCGTCCACTTCCACGACACCTACGGCCAGGCCCTCGCCAACACCCTCGCCGCGCTGCGGCACGGCGTCACGACGGTCGACGCGTCGGCCGGCGGCCTCGGCGGCTGCCCCTACGCGAAGAGCGCCACCGGAAACCTCGCCACCGAAGACCTCGTGTGGATGCTGCGGGGCCTCGGCATCGACACGGGCGTCGACCTCGGCCGCCTCGTCGCCACGAGCGCGTGGATGGCCGGACACCTGGGCCGACCCAGCCCGTCCCGCACCGTACGAGCCCTGTCCCACGAGGACCCCAAGGAGCAGTGA
- a CDS encoding biotin carboxylase N-terminal domain-containing protein, producing MFDTVLVANRGEIAVRVIRTLRALGVRSVAVFSDADADARHVREADTAVRIGPAPAAESYLSVERLLEAAARTDAQAVHPGYGFLAENAGFARACADAGLVFIGPPAEAISLMGDKIRAKETVRAAGVPVVPGSSGSGLTDAELAGAAGEIGMPVLLKPSAGGGGKGMRLVRDADGLADEIAAARREARASFGDDTLLVERWIDRPRHIEIQVLADGHGNAVHLGERECSLQRRHQKIIEEAPSVLLDEATRAAMGAAAVQAARSCGYSGAGTVEFIVPGGDPSSYYFMEMNTRLQVEHPVTELVTGVDLVEWQLRVAAGEPLAFGQEDVRLTGHAVEARICAEDPSRGFLPSGGTILRMREPDGDGVRTDSGLSEGTEIGSLYDPMLAKVIAYGPDRPTALRRLRAALAGTVTLGVQTNAGFLRRLLGHPAVVAGELDTGLVEREADGLVPAEVPEAVYEAAAAVRLDGLKPRGDGWTDPFSVPNGWRLGGEPAPLAVDLRVAGLEPVTHRPRGSHTVTDDQVSVTLDGVRHTFHRAADWIGRDGDTWHVRDHDPVAAALTGGAHAGADSLTAPMPGTVTVVKVAVGDEVAAGQSLLVVEAMKMEHVVSAPHAGTVTELDVTPGTAVAMDQVLAVVAPHEDEEAAG from the coding sequence ATGTTCGACACAGTGCTGGTGGCCAACCGCGGCGAGATCGCCGTCCGCGTCATCCGCACCCTGCGCGCCCTCGGTGTCCGCTCCGTCGCCGTGTTCTCCGACGCGGACGCCGACGCCCGGCACGTACGCGAGGCCGACACGGCCGTACGGATCGGCCCGGCGCCCGCGGCCGAGAGCTATCTGTCGGTGGAGCGGCTGCTGGAGGCCGCGGCCCGGACGGACGCGCAGGCGGTGCACCCGGGGTACGGCTTCCTCGCCGAGAACGCCGGGTTCGCGCGGGCGTGCGCCGACGCCGGGCTGGTCTTCATCGGCCCGCCCGCCGAGGCGATCTCCCTCATGGGCGACAAGATCCGCGCCAAGGAGACGGTACGGGCGGCCGGCGTGCCGGTGGTGCCCGGTTCGAGCGGCAGCGGTCTGACCGACGCCGAACTCGCCGGCGCCGCCGGGGAGATCGGCATGCCGGTGCTGCTGAAGCCCAGCGCGGGCGGCGGCGGCAAGGGCATGCGGCTGGTGCGGGACGCGGACGGGCTGGCCGACGAGATCGCCGCCGCCCGACGCGAGGCCCGCGCCTCCTTCGGCGACGACACCCTCCTCGTCGAGCGGTGGATCGACCGCCCCCGGCACATCGAGATCCAGGTCCTGGCCGACGGCCACGGGAACGCCGTCCACCTCGGCGAGCGCGAGTGCTCCCTCCAGCGCCGCCACCAGAAGATCATCGAGGAGGCGCCCAGCGTCCTGCTCGACGAGGCCACCCGGGCGGCGATGGGCGCGGCGGCCGTGCAGGCGGCCCGCTCCTGCGGCTACTCCGGCGCGGGCACGGTCGAGTTCATCGTCCCCGGCGGCGACCCCTCCTCCTACTACTTCATGGAGATGAACACCCGCCTCCAGGTCGAGCACCCGGTGACCGAGCTGGTCACGGGTGTCGACCTGGTGGAGTGGCAGCTCCGGGTCGCGGCGGGCGAGCCGCTGGCGTTCGGCCAGGAGGACGTGCGGCTGACGGGCCACGCCGTCGAGGCCCGGATCTGCGCCGAGGACCCTTCGCGCGGCTTCCTCCCCTCCGGCGGCACGATCCTGCGCATGCGCGAGCCGGACGGCGACGGCGTACGGACCGACTCCGGGCTGAGCGAGGGCACCGAGATCGGTTCGCTGTACGACCCGATGCTCGCCAAGGTCATCGCCTACGGCCCCGACCGGCCCACCGCGCTGCGCCGCCTGCGCGCGGCCCTCGCCGGGACGGTCACGCTGGGCGTGCAGACGAACGCCGGTTTCCTGCGCCGGCTGCTGGGCCATCCGGCGGTGGTGGCGGGCGAGTTGGACACCGGGCTGGTGGAGCGGGAGGCCGACGGGCTGGTCCCGGCCGAGGTCCCGGAGGCGGTGTACGAGGCGGCGGCGGCCGTACGACTGGACGGGCTGAAGCCTCGCGGGGACGGCTGGACCGACCCCTTCTCCGTACCGAACGGCTGGCGCCTGGGCGGTGAACCGGCCCCCCTGGCCGTCGATCTGCGCGTGGCGGGACTCGAACCCGTCACCCACCGCCCCCGAGGCTCCCACACCGTCACCGACGACCAGGTCTCCGTGACCCTGGACGGCGTCCGCCACACCTTCCACCGGGCCGCCGACTGGATCGGCCGCGACGGCGACACCTGGCACGTGCGCGACCACGACCCCGTCGCCGCCGCCCTCACCGGCGGCGCCCACGCGGGCGCCGACTCGCTGACCGCGCCGATGCCCGGCACGGTCACCGTGGTGAAGGTGGCCGTGGGCGACGAGGTGGCGGCGGGTCAGAGCCTGTTGGTGGTGGAGGCGATGAAGATGGAGCACGTCGTCTCCGCGCCGCACGCCGGGACGGTCACCGAGCTGGACGTCACGCCCGGTACGGCCGTCGCCATGGACCAGGTGCTGGCCGTCGTCGCACCCCACGAGGACGAGGAGGCGGCCGGATGA
- a CDS encoding carboxyl transferase domain-containing protein codes for MDQAPELTTAADPAAEAYRANEAAHRALGEELRAKLAAARLGGGEKARARHTARGKLLPRDRVDALLDPGSPFLELAPLAADGMYEGQAPAAGVIAGIGRVGGRECVVVANDATVKGGTYYPMTVKKHLRAQEVALENRLPCLYLVDSGGAFLPLQDEVFPDREHFGRIFYNQARMSGAGIPQIAAVLGSCTAGGAYVPAMSDEAVIVRGQGTIFLGGPPLVKAATGEVVTAEELGGGEVHSRISGVTDHLAESDAHALRIVRNIVSTLPARGPLPWSVEPAVEPKVDPYTLYGAVPVDSRTPYDVREVIARVVDGSRFAEFKAEFGQTLVTGFARIHGHPVGIVANNGILFSESAQKGAHFIELCDQRGIPLVFLQNISGFMVGRDYEAGGIAKHGAKMVTAVACTRVPKLTVVIGGSYGAGNYSMCGRAYSPRFLWMWPNAKISVMGGEQAASVLATVKRDQLEARGADWPTEEEEAFKDPIRARYEHQGNAYYATARLWDDGVIDPLETRQVLGLALTACANAPLGDPRFGVFRM; via the coding sequence ATGGACCAGGCACCGGAGCTGACGACCGCGGCAGATCCCGCGGCCGAGGCGTATCGGGCCAACGAGGCCGCGCACCGCGCGCTGGGCGAGGAGCTGCGCGCCAAGCTGGCCGCGGCCCGGCTCGGCGGCGGCGAGAAGGCGCGCGCCCGGCACACCGCACGCGGCAAGCTGCTGCCGCGCGACAGGGTGGACGCCCTCCTCGACCCCGGCTCCCCCTTCCTGGAGCTGGCGCCTCTCGCCGCCGACGGCATGTACGAGGGACAGGCGCCGGCGGCGGGCGTGATCGCCGGGATCGGCCGGGTCGGCGGCCGGGAGTGCGTCGTCGTCGCCAACGACGCCACCGTCAAGGGCGGCACGTACTACCCGATGACGGTGAAGAAGCATCTGCGGGCCCAGGAGGTGGCCCTGGAGAACCGCCTTCCGTGCCTCTACCTCGTCGACTCCGGCGGCGCCTTCCTGCCCCTGCAGGACGAGGTCTTCCCCGACCGCGAGCACTTCGGCCGCATCTTCTACAACCAGGCGCGGATGTCGGGCGCCGGCATCCCCCAGATCGCGGCCGTCCTCGGCTCGTGCACGGCCGGCGGGGCGTACGTCCCGGCCATGAGCGACGAGGCCGTCATCGTCCGGGGCCAGGGGACGATCTTCCTCGGCGGCCCCCCGCTGGTGAAGGCCGCCACCGGCGAGGTCGTCACCGCCGAGGAACTGGGCGGCGGCGAGGTCCACTCCCGGATCTCCGGCGTCACCGACCACCTCGCCGAGAGCGACGCCCACGCCCTGCGCATCGTGCGGAACATCGTCTCCACCCTCCCCGCCCGGGGCCCGCTCCCCTGGTCGGTCGAGCCGGCCGTCGAGCCCAAGGTGGACCCGTACACGCTCTACGGCGCCGTGCCGGTCGACTCCCGCACGCCGTACGACGTACGGGAGGTGATCGCGCGCGTGGTCGACGGTTCGCGCTTCGCCGAGTTCAAGGCGGAGTTCGGGCAGACCCTGGTCACCGGCTTCGCCCGGATCCACGGCCACCCGGTCGGCATCGTCGCCAACAACGGCATCCTGTTCTCCGAGTCCGCCCAGAAGGGCGCCCACTTCATCGAGCTGTGCGACCAGCGCGGCATCCCCCTGGTCTTCCTGCAGAACATCTCCGGCTTCATGGTCGGCCGGGACTACGAGGCCGGTGGCATCGCCAAGCACGGCGCCAAGATGGTGACGGCCGTGGCCTGCACCCGGGTCCCCAAGCTGACGGTCGTGATCGGCGGCTCGTACGGCGCGGGCAACTACTCGATGTGCGGCCGGGCGTACTCACCGCGCTTCCTGTGGATGTGGCCCAACGCCAAGATCTCCGTGATGGGCGGCGAACAGGCCGCGTCCGTCCTCGCGACCGTGAAGCGGGACCAGTTGGAGGCGCGCGGCGCGGACTGGCCGACGGAGGAGGAAGAGGCCTTCAAGGACCCGATCCGCGCCCGGTACGAGCACCAGGGCAACGCCTACTACGCCACCGCCCGCCTCTGGGACGACGGCGTGATCGACCCGCTGGAGACCCGGCAGGTCCTCGGCCTCGCCCTGACCGCCTGTGCCAACGCGCCCCTGGGTGACCCCCGGTTCGGCGTCTTCCGAATGTGA
- a CDS encoding TetR/AcrR family transcriptional regulator translates to MATRTDAPTRREQILKEAARLFAERGFHGVGVDEIGAAVGISGPGLYRHFAGKDAMLAELLVGISGQLLTGAKRRVVEADASGRGADGGPAGRDAEAVLDSLIEGHIDFALDDRPLITLHDRELDRLRDSDRKLVRQLQRQYVELWVGALRAVYPGLAEPAARSAVHSVFGLLNSTPHLGRPGPLPGRAATAGLLHRMARGAFQAAATGE, encoded by the coding sequence ATGGCCACCAGAACCGATGCGCCCACCCGCCGGGAGCAGATCCTGAAGGAAGCCGCCCGCCTCTTCGCCGAGCGCGGCTTCCACGGCGTCGGCGTCGACGAGATAGGCGCCGCCGTCGGCATCAGCGGGCCGGGGCTCTACCGGCATTTCGCCGGCAAGGACGCGATGCTCGCGGAGCTGCTGGTGGGGATCAGCGGACAGTTGCTCACGGGGGCGAAGCGGAGGGTGGTGGAGGCGGACGCCTCCGGGCGGGGTGCCGACGGGGGGCCTGCCGGGCGGGACGCCGAGGCGGTCCTCGACTCGCTCATCGAGGGGCACATCGACTTCGCGCTCGACGACCGGCCACTGATCACCTTGCACGATCGCGAGCTGGACCGCCTCCGGGACAGTGATCGCAAGCTCGTGCGGCAGTTGCAGCGGCAGTACGTGGAGCTGTGGGTGGGGGCGCTTCGCGCGGTGTACCCGGGGCTGGCGGAGCCCGCGGCCCGGTCGGCCGTGCACTCGGTGTTCGGGCTGCTGAACTCGACGCCGCACCTGGGGCGGCCGGGGCCGTTGCCCGGACGGGCGGCCACGGCGGGGCTGCTGCACCGGATGGCCCGGGGGGCGTTCCAAGCGGCGGCCACGGGGGAGTGA